One window of Sulfurospirillum sp. 1612 genomic DNA carries:
- a CDS encoding TolC family protein: MRSFMILCTALMISTALAEEPSLQTGLALQSSSMSFSDLVGRVEATSPKILQQKVNTELSKAKLAQVTSQYYPTINLGGTSEYSHKFKVSATPSYIGDSSLTQDTQYQTSSVLSVNYDLFRFGATYLGVKAAKKEIVSSLANQCVVSEQVLLELLDTYQKARVDTIKLKYLSQIEKLYEKIYSSGKRLRTYGSLKQTDLSTYALNVADTIESISQFKEDRVGLIAHLAYLSGAKIDDTVTLDPLQTKTIYTALPPFEKSTKARQARAVIEQKTAELEAEEKSYFPVFSLYGKYDFYGSSQDTFSNSIDNLEKNGYRVGLAVSWKIFDGFKREADIKIKLLELKNAKISQEEAKRKYEEQERQLNYQIHNISKRVLVAQTSTDTSHEIVTMSTRLHAQGEGDQLQILKSKVAYYQNLSKNEVAKEMLASAKMKKVLILRKESECTAH; this comes from the coding sequence ATGAGAAGTTTTATGATTCTTTGTACTGCACTCATGATCAGTACAGCATTGGCAGAAGAGCCAAGTTTACAAACAGGCTTGGCTCTTCAATCATCGTCTATGAGTTTTAGTGATTTGGTCGGTAGAGTTGAAGCAACATCACCAAAAATCTTGCAACAAAAGGTCAATACTGAGCTTTCAAAAGCAAAACTTGCACAAGTGACATCACAATACTATCCCACGATCAACTTGGGTGGAACCAGTGAGTACTCTCATAAATTTAAGGTAAGTGCAACACCTTCTTACATAGGTGATAGCAGCTTAACCCAAGACACTCAGTATCAAACATCATCAGTACTCAGTGTCAATTATGACTTGTTTCGCTTTGGGGCAACTTATCTTGGTGTAAAAGCTGCAAAAAAAGAAATTGTTTCTTCATTAGCAAATCAGTGTGTCGTGAGCGAGCAAGTGCTTTTGGAACTTTTAGATACTTATCAAAAAGCAAGAGTCGATACTATAAAGTTGAAATATTTGAGCCAGATAGAAAAGCTTTATGAGAAGATTTATAGCTCTGGCAAAAGATTACGAACTTATGGCTCTTTGAAACAAACGGATCTTTCAACCTATGCGCTCAATGTAGCTGATACGATAGAGAGTATTTCACAATTTAAAGAAGATAGAGTCGGCCTTATAGCCCATCTTGCGTATCTTAGTGGCGCTAAGATTGACGATACGGTCACGTTAGATCCTTTGCAAACTAAAACGATATATACAGCTCTTCCTCCTTTTGAAAAGAGTACCAAGGCCAGGCAAGCAAGAGCCGTGATTGAGCAAAAAACAGCTGAGCTTGAAGCTGAAGAAAAAAGTTACTTTCCTGTTTTCTCTCTTTATGGCAAATACGATTTCTACGGTTCAAGTCAGGATACTTTTTCTAATTCTATTGATAATTTGGAGAAAAATGGATATAGGGTGGGTTTGGCGGTATCTTGGAAGATCTTTGATGGCTTTAAGCGAGAAGCAGATATCAAAATAAAACTTTTAGAGTTAAAAAATGCAAAAATCTCGCAAGAAGAAGCGAAAAGAAAATATGAAGAACAAGAAAGGCAACTCAACTACCAGATTCACAACATTTCCAAGCGAGTATTGGTCGCACAAACGAGCACTGATACTTCTCATGAGATTGTTACTATGAGCACCAGATTGCATGCACAAGGTGAGGGTGACCAACTCCAGATACTAAAAAGCAAGGTTGCTTATTATCAAAATCTTTCTAAAAATGAAGTAGCAAAAGAGATGCTAGCAAGTGCAAAGATGAAGAAAGTTTTAATACTACGTAAGGAGAGCGAATGCACAGCGCATTAG